In Haloarchaeobius amylolyticus, the genomic window TATCGGAGAGCATGGATCTCTGCACGCTTACCTTTCCGACTGGCAGATCCCCATAGTCACCGCGACCGAGAAGGACGAGATCCTCAAGAACCGAACGCGGGACGATATCCGCCATCTTCTAAAGCGAATCCAGCCTGCGGTCTACGTCCCGGACGCTGGGAAGGTCTACGGCAACGATCTGGAGTACAAGCAGCGTGGCGGCCTACAAGAATACCGAGTCCGAGTTGACTGGGTCGTCAACGAGATTGAACGGCAGGGGTGGGAAATCGAAGTTCTACCCCTCGCCAAGGCGATGGAGCCGTGGCAGTTCAAGGAGATGCTCCCATGGTATCGGGAGCATGATTTCCAGAACTTCGCCTTCTACGCACGACAGTACTACACTCACGGGAATCGATTCAACGCCCTTAGGAAGCACACGAACAATCTCGTGGACATCGTTGATCCCGAGAACGTCTTCATGATTGCTCTCCACGGCAAAACCCACTTGCGGAAGCTCCCGTCTCGGGTCAACGGTGCGAGTGGTCTCAAGCAGTTCATCGACAACTGCGACTACGACAACGAACAGTTCGAGCAGTGGCGGACTGACCTCGAAGCGAATTCCCTGAACGCAGGCGACGACCTCCTGGAGTATTAACAATGGGTAAGGGTCCTACTGGAACGAGCGAGAGCACCGACAACGAACCAGAAGAGGAAGAACCCAAGGTCCACCCGGACCAGACGGACTTCGACGAACACGACACTCTCGAGAACGACGATCCCGACCAAGAGGAAACCCCAACGCCGCCCGCTGGAGGCGGCGGTGGTAGAGGTGGTGCAGGTGGTGGAGGAGGGCCTGGTGCCGCTCCTGTTACCCCCGGCGGTGAGGAGGCTCCTGAAACAGACGAACCCGAAGATGAGCCAGAAAAGAAGTCGCCCGAAGCGGACGAGCCGCCAGAGCCACCCGAGGAGACGGAGCAGTCCGAGGAGACGGATGACACCGAAGACGAAGAAGAGGACGAGGAGCCAGAGGAAAAGGAGGCGGAGATAATCGTCTACACCGACCCCTGGGACATCACGGGCTGGGGCAACGAACCGGATCTCCGTCGCCTGCAGGAGACGTTCGGAGACAAACTCACGATCGAGTACGACGTCCTCCCAGCTCGTACGATTGAAGAGTGGAAGGGCGACACCGAGATGCCCACCGTCGACGGCCCGGACCTTCCCGAATCCACGGCGGATTCATACCGGGCGCTCACCGCTGCTCAGGAGCAGGGTCTCGCCCGCGAGTACCTCCGACGACTCCGGATCGCAGCGTTATCTGAGGGCCGTGACATCGAGAGCGAGGACATCCTTGTCGAGCTCGCCGCAGAGGTCGGACTCGACGCCGGCCAACTCCGAGAGGATATGGCGAACGTCGATATCGAGGTCCCAGAACCCGTCGAGGAGACGCCCCATATGGAGGTCACGATTGCCGACATCCCGCACTTCTGGACTGAGAACATCGAATTCGGTCGGATCTTCGGACGAATGGTTGGTGAGGGTGTTCAGCCACAGCCGACGGGACGGATGATTCCTCAGTTCGTTGCCGAGTACGAACCGGTCACTACCGCCGAGGTGGCGGAGACCTTTGAGCTGGACCAAGTCCAAGCAGCCGAGGAACTCCGGCAGCGGGAGAACGTCGTGTCCCGCGACTTCGGATCCGGAACATTCTGGTTCCCAATCTAAGGACACCTGCACAGTATATGGCGAAGACTGATAGGGACACTCCGAGCTGAGTACTTACCAATAATTAGCCGGTTAGCGCACTTGTCTGGAGGGGGTAATCGATCGGTCGGATAATCGGTTTACTGCTGGGGCTCATCGCGATCTCGAGTGAACTCCATCGTTCCATACGTCGTTTTCTGGCTGCCGTCCTGCTCGGAGGCACGGGCAGGTCCAGTGTAGTAGTAGCCTGCCAGTCGGTCTATCGACTCGCGGTATGTGAGCCGCGCCGTCCCGTCGTATGGTCCTTCATCTTCTGACTGCTCGTCCACGTCTGCACCCTCGTTCTCGTACAGATAGGAGACCTTCGTGTGCAGCGTTCCCTCGGTCTGGAAGCTGGCTCCCGTGCTCACCGAGGGCGACCGTTCAGTCTCAAAGTGCACGATAATCTTGCTCCACGTCTGCTCGATATCCAGTGTGGCCGGCATCGGTTGGTAGCCGCCATCAGCGAGGTAGTCGTCTGGAATCTCGCCTTCGTAGTTGGATTTTATTTCTCCTTCCCAGTGTCCGGTGAGGTCGGGGACGGCTACTATGAAATTGGGCATCCAGGGCTTGTTCCACAGTCGACGATCGAACACTCGATGGATCAGGCCGAACACGACCCCGAACGCCAGACCAGGAATCAACAGTGGTGGCATCTCGAACGGGATTTGCTGGTAGAGCCACGGGAAAACGTAGACGTTCAGCACAAACACGATGACGAACGCGATGACGCCCAAGATTGCCAGCAACGTCGATCGGAACTCGTTATCGCTGGAATAGACGTGCATTCATCTGGTTGGACTCGGCGTTCTCCCAGTACGTTTCCAGGGCATCGACAAACAGCTTGGCGTGCCAGGTGTCCCACTTCGTAGACCCACTGCCGAAAAGGTCCGTTACTTTATTCTGGCACTTCCAATCGGAGTAGTCAGTTTCCTGCAAATAGTCCACGATCTTGACGAACCGCTCCTGAAGGTCATCGGTGTACCGGCCCGGTGGGACATTGTAGAGGAGACACTCGATGAAATAGGACGCGACGATGTCGTCGGTGATGTAGTCGTCCTCGACGACCTCCTTGCGAGTGTTCTTGAACATCCGCACGGTCTCCTTGAACCGATCATCGGTCTCGTCCTGCTTGTCTGCGCCGTGATTTCGGTGGCGCGTTGGGTAATTCACAACTGAGGAGTTCGATCCCGTAGGCCAGAAGATAATCCCCTCGTAGTAGCCCTGCGGGAAGTTGTAGTAGTGCTTGTACTTGACGCACACCACAAC contains:
- a CDS encoding DsbA family oxidoreductase → MGKGPTGTSESTDNEPEEEEPKVHPDQTDFDEHDTLENDDPDQEETPTPPAGGGGGRGGAGGGGGPGAAPVTPGGEEAPETDEPEDEPEKKSPEADEPPEPPEETEQSEETDDTEDEEEDEEPEEKEAEIIVYTDPWDITGWGNEPDLRRLQETFGDKLTIEYDVLPARTIEEWKGDTEMPTVDGPDLPESTADSYRALTAAQEQGLAREYLRRLRIAALSEGRDIESEDILVELAAEVGLDAGQLREDMANVDIEVPEPVEETPHMEVTIADIPHFWTENIEFGRIFGRMVGEGVQPQPTGRMIPQFVAEYEPVTTAEVAETFELDQVQAAEELRQRENVVSRDFGSGTFWFPI
- a CDS encoding nucleotidyltransferase domain-containing protein, with protein sequence MAIDEDTLESWTDPKRAALQSAQDTHTKIRNALNDSGTLDDVEFHDFLQGSYANNTIIRDSSDVDIVVRLDEFEYFNLHDLDPEDQEDIDDEDFDYGYDEFRDDVLSVLQNTYPEGTFDPSGNAIEISAPGLPLDADVVVCVKYKHYYNFPQGYYEGIIFWPTGSNSSVVNYPTRHRNHGADKQDETDDRFKETVRMFKNTRKEVVEDDYITDDIVASYFIECLLYNVPPGRYTDDLQERFVKIVDYLQETDYSDWKCQNKVTDLFGSGSTKWDTWHAKLFVDALETYWENAESNQMNARLFQR